One Gemmatimonadaceae bacterium genomic window carries:
- a CDS encoding TPM domain-containing protein — MLRLKFALVALATALQVQIGPLQVPAPVGFVNDFAHVIPPDNATRIERIIEDVRGKSGGDIAVVTLADLKGRDKADVALRIGRAWGVGSKGNPGDPARNRGVVILVVPKETSSDGGGHVEIATGLGSEGFLTDATTGEIQDEALPLLRQQDYGGAIELMTLRVAQRFASEFNFQLDTSFQAPAPSFTPRGARAPSGRGSRGGISPFVLFIIFIIVMSILSSGTRRRGCGPGCLFIPFPIGGGWGGGRGGFGGGGWGGGGGGGGGGFGGFGGFGGGGGFGGGGSGRDW, encoded by the coding sequence GTGCTGCGACTCAAGTTTGCGCTGGTGGCGCTTGCGACCGCACTGCAAGTGCAGATCGGGCCGCTGCAAGTGCCGGCGCCCGTTGGATTCGTCAACGATTTCGCGCACGTCATCCCGCCAGACAACGCGACGCGGATCGAGCGAATCATCGAGGACGTCCGCGGGAAGTCCGGCGGCGACATCGCGGTCGTCACGCTTGCCGACTTGAAAGGACGCGACAAGGCCGATGTCGCACTCCGTATCGGTCGAGCCTGGGGAGTGGGCAGCAAGGGAAACCCCGGCGATCCAGCGCGCAATCGCGGCGTCGTCATTCTGGTGGTGCCGAAGGAGACGAGCTCCGATGGTGGTGGCCACGTCGAGATTGCGACAGGTCTCGGCTCCGAGGGCTTTCTCACCGATGCAACTACGGGTGAGATCCAGGACGAGGCCCTGCCGCTCCTCCGTCAACAAGACTACGGCGGCGCTATCGAGCTCATGACGCTGCGCGTCGCTCAGCGCTTCGCCAGCGAGTTCAATTTCCAACTCGACACGTCATTCCAGGCGCCCGCACCGAGCTTCACGCCGCGTGGAGCTCGCGCACCATCGGGTCGCGGAAGCCGAGGCGGAATCAGCCCGTTCGTGTTGTTTATCATCTTCATAATCGTGATGTCGATTCTCAGCTCCGGAACGCGACGTCGCGGTTGCGGGCCGGGCTGTCTTTTCATTCCATTTCCGATCGGTGGTGGATGGGGCGGAGGTCGCGGTGGTTTCGGAGGTGGCGGGTGGGGAGGCGGTGGTGGTGGCGGAGGCGGTGGCTTCGGTGGGTTCGGTGGGTTCGGTGGGGGTGGTGGATTTGGAGGGGGTGGTTCCGGCCGTGATTGGTGA
- a CDS encoding AgmX/PglI C-terminal domain-containing protein, which produces MATPLQPATPAGSPPPRDMDRFDNRLRFEWADPEQRVLLYSWAFAIAIAIVWLIIVGFHKMVPPSINDEGVVITLAPTPTTAPPAAPPVVPNNGTAEAVAAPGKPNAPPGHKGPEKGNPRQGKPGSRTEQTNNGAIGTAFGTGSGSGTGGLTGNVSSLIGGVAVASGSGGTGGGQGGRGGGGTGGKTVLGFGQGGEGGRTPGRGGFGGGNGTGGGGGGGIGGVGAGGGIARAAVRVAAPAPVRADNLGGNRRDVGELGQFVRSRESQLRFCYQEYGLKANPSLAGTVTVAISLTGGGDVTGANITNRTWGGPGASEAESCIRSKIESWKFPSSDAGGGTYSFPFNFTK; this is translated from the coding sequence ATGGCGACTCCATTGCAACCAGCGACGCCGGCCGGATCGCCCCCGCCGCGCGATATGGACCGGTTCGACAACCGGCTGCGCTTCGAATGGGCGGACCCCGAGCAGCGCGTTCTGCTGTATTCCTGGGCGTTCGCGATCGCGATCGCGATCGTGTGGCTGATCATCGTGGGATTCCACAAGATGGTCCCGCCATCGATCAACGACGAAGGCGTCGTGATTACGCTCGCGCCAACGCCGACAACGGCGCCACCGGCCGCACCGCCAGTGGTGCCTAACAACGGCACGGCTGAGGCGGTGGCTGCTCCGGGCAAGCCGAACGCACCGCCTGGGCACAAGGGGCCGGAGAAGGGCAATCCGCGGCAGGGCAAGCCCGGCTCGCGTACCGAGCAGACGAACAACGGTGCGATTGGCACAGCGTTCGGAACGGGGAGCGGCTCGGGCACGGGCGGCCTAACGGGTAACGTGTCGTCGCTCATTGGCGGCGTGGCCGTGGCGTCGGGAAGCGGCGGAACCGGCGGCGGGCAAGGCGGTCGCGGTGGCGGCGGTACGGGCGGCAAGACGGTGCTCGGCTTCGGTCAGGGCGGAGAAGGTGGACGCACACCAGGCCGCGGCGGCTTCGGCGGTGGGAATGGAACGGGCGGCGGCGGCGGCGGTGGCATTGGTGGTGTGGGCGCCGGTGGTGGCATTGCTCGCGCCGCAGTGCGCGTGGCAGCGCCTGCGCCAGTCCGTGCCGACAATCTTGGCGGAAATCGACGCGATGTCGGAGAGCTCGGACAGTTCGTTCGTAGCCGTGAGTCGCAGCTCCGCTTTTGCTACCAGGAGTATGGATTGAAGGCGAATCCCTCACTTGCGGGAACGGTGACGGTTGCGATCTCGCTTACGGGTGGTGGCGACGTCACGGGTGCGAACATCACCAACCGCACTTGGGGCGGGCCTGGGGCTTCGGAGGCGGAGAGCTGCATCCGGAGCAAGATCGAGTCATGGAAATTCCCGTCTTCTGACGCGGGCGGCGGCACGTACTCGTTCCCGTTCAACTTCACCAAGTGA
- a CDS encoding biopolymer transporter ExbD produces MASRFHKFRARQLEREPLTAHGRINLVPLVDILTAIVFFSLLTYTGAVMTNLTAFDLALPPVVVTAQTNTSGAQPDTVTPILMIGVKQGGLRVEHSNGGATPFAQNIAGLTPASLDSLEATLQQIRQRFPDGDAATVVPDDDVNYDDIVHVLEKVKLANFPKISLSSAARSMQVASTNPGGR; encoded by the coding sequence ATGGCTTCGCGATTTCATAAATTTCGGGCACGCCAATTGGAGCGCGAGCCACTCACGGCGCACGGCCGGATCAATCTCGTGCCGCTCGTGGACATTCTCACCGCGATCGTGTTCTTCAGTCTCCTCACGTACACGGGCGCGGTGATGACGAACCTGACGGCCTTCGATCTGGCGCTGCCGCCAGTCGTGGTGACTGCGCAAACGAACACGAGCGGCGCGCAGCCGGACACGGTCACGCCCATTCTCATGATCGGTGTCAAGCAGGGCGGCCTGCGCGTCGAGCATTCCAATGGCGGTGCCACGCCCTTCGCACAGAACATCGCTGGGCTGACCCCCGCGTCGCTCGATTCGCTCGAGGCGACGCTCCAACAGATCAGGCAGCGATTCCCCGACGGCGACGCGGCGACGGTCGTGCCTGACGACGACGTCAACTACGACGACATCGTGCACGTGTTGGAGAAGGTCAAGCTCGCCAACTTTCCGAAGATCTCCCTGAGCAGCGCCGCGCGATCCATGCAGGTCGCGTCGACCAACCCCGGAGGACGCTGA
- a CDS encoding nucleotidyltransferase domain-containing protein, with amino-acid sequence MAKMTPEELVEQLRAAYGPDLRSVVLYGSAAAGEHIPKRSDYNILVLVETLPLDRLRAAAAVARAWGEAGNPPPMTMTTREWRSSADVFAMEYADIIDRHKILFGENPFDGIRVDPKDLRLQLEHEAMGKLLRLRQGVLASGGDDRRQTELLADSLSTIMVIFRAVLRLEGAVPAKDNIAVSQTVARNARFDATPFERVVRHVRGEQAIAPAEVGNVIAGYLDGMERLVDHLDRYTG; translated from the coding sequence ATGGCGAAGATGACGCCTGAAGAACTCGTCGAGCAATTGCGCGCCGCTTACGGCCCCGATCTGCGCAGCGTGGTGCTGTACGGATCGGCCGCCGCCGGCGAGCACATACCGAAGCGATCCGACTACAACATCCTCGTGCTCGTGGAGACGCTGCCGCTCGATCGACTACGTGCCGCAGCGGCCGTGGCGCGAGCGTGGGGCGAAGCCGGCAATCCGCCGCCGATGACGATGACGACGCGCGAGTGGCGTTCCTCCGCGGACGTCTTTGCGATGGAGTACGCGGACATCATCGATCGACACAAGATCCTTTTCGGCGAGAATCCATTCGACGGCATTCGCGTTGACCCCAAAGATTTAAGGCTCCAGCTCGAGCACGAGGCGATGGGAAAACTGCTCAGGCTCCGGCAGGGCGTCCTCGCGTCGGGCGGAGACGACCGACGTCAGACGGAGCTGCTGGCGGACAGTCTGAGCACGATCATGGTGATCTTTCGCGCCGTTTTGCGCCTCGAGGGAGCCGTCCCCGCGAAGGACAACATCGCGGTCAGCCAGACGGTCGCCCGGAACGCACGGTTCGACGCGACTCCTTTCGAACGAGTGGTTCGCCATGTGCGAGGAGAGCAGGCGATCGCGCCGGCTGAAGTCGGCAACGTGATTGCAGGCTATCTGGACGGCATGGAAAGGCTCGTCGACCATCTCGATCGGTACACGGGATGA
- a CDS encoding SusC/RagA family TonB-linked outer membrane protein, translating to MRALWKGLLTAFGCAVVYASAAHAQQQRPAIVGRVTERGSNTPIADANVILAGTQRGGRTDENGTFRIADLTPGTYAVRVTRLGYSAATKQVTVAESGNATADFVLQTSAVQIDQVVVTATGATERKRENGNDVGIIKPGDNLSLAAEPNLTSALAAKTPGLTITQGAGTAGTSSRIRIRGANSVSLSNDPLLIVDGVRLDNSTDSFGPGVGGASVSRFDDINPEDVESIEVLKGPAASALYGTAAANGVIQITTKRGAAGRTQWRTFAQYGNQWNPIKYGDNYYNVGTLPNGSLYTSQCTNDRATQGVCVQGTLNHFNPAGFYNVYTTGNIKTYGLSAAGGGDATQYFVSGDADRQQGAITINTTHNYSLRANLTTRLTPKLNATFTTNYVDRNVRLPDNDNDIYGPLGNILLGKAFNCSATQFHANSLAPQCGSDTLSDGFYSAVPSTFYIRDNSQWAKRFIGGATATWQPYSWLTGVGQAGVDMDNVFERAYFPSNVVTWINAGITNGSIAEYRRQNPRYSTQGSFTATKQFGSISTSTVVGGQYLSEQQHWTFASGTNLIPGTGSLAAASANKSVNESNQTIVTVGSYAREQLGFGDRLFLTGSIRADENSAFGKDFKLAYYPALSASWVVSEEPFLRDKSWIASGFLSQLRLRAAYGQSGQRPGFRQADTYLSGAAVTQAGQSELPAVVIGGTGNVELKPEISTEYEGGFDVNFFQDKLGLEFTHYAKTTRDALIARVLAPSLGVSTTQFVNLGRVFNGGNELALNTTVFDKRSAKLDFTLAGSTLKNRLDKLGAGIAPIIFDPQRHVEGYSLGGFWAKKILSYSDANHDGVLSRSEVQVDNAITYIGPSLPTFELSATPTLTLFGNVKLSALVQHRGGNYIYNQTEEFRCTTSAFANCREDNDPTAPLVDQAAVIAYQKTVASGAPSHAGFIQKGDFTKLREISATYTLPQLVSNRLGLRSSSVTLAGRNLATWSPYRGADPEIQYSQQSGQGNTSFGSTDFLSQAPFRQFVMRLDLGF from the coding sequence ATGAGAGCTTTGTGGAAAGGGTTGCTTACGGCCTTTGGTTGCGCTGTCGTGTACGCCAGCGCCGCCCATGCCCAACAGCAACGGCCGGCCATCGTTGGCCGCGTGACCGAGCGTGGAAGCAACACGCCGATCGCGGATGCGAATGTAATTCTCGCCGGCACGCAACGTGGCGGCCGGACCGACGAGAATGGCACGTTCCGCATCGCGGATCTCACACCTGGCACGTATGCGGTGCGCGTGACGCGCCTCGGCTACTCGGCGGCTACCAAGCAGGTCACGGTTGCTGAGAGCGGGAACGCGACCGCGGATTTCGTTCTTCAGACGTCGGCGGTGCAAATCGATCAGGTGGTCGTCACCGCGACCGGAGCGACGGAGCGCAAGCGTGAGAACGGCAATGACGTCGGCATCATCAAGCCGGGTGACAATTTGAGCCTGGCGGCCGAGCCGAACCTGACGTCAGCTCTCGCGGCGAAGACACCGGGTCTCACGATTACGCAGGGTGCGGGAACGGCCGGCACATCGTCGCGCATCCGCATCCGCGGCGCCAATTCGGTCTCTCTCTCGAACGATCCGCTGCTCATCGTCGATGGCGTGCGATTGGATAACAGTACTGACTCCTTCGGTCCGGGCGTCGGCGGAGCGAGTGTCAGCCGCTTCGACGACATCAATCCGGAGGACGTCGAGAGCATCGAGGTCCTGAAGGGCCCCGCGGCATCGGCGCTCTACGGAACGGCCGCCGCGAACGGCGTCATCCAGATCACGACCAAGCGTGGCGCCGCGGGCCGAACGCAGTGGAGGACGTTTGCGCAGTACGGAAATCAGTGGAATCCGATCAAGTACGGAGACAACTACTACAACGTCGGCACGCTTCCTAACGGCAGCCTGTACACGTCCCAGTGCACGAACGATCGTGCGACGCAAGGCGTCTGCGTTCAGGGAACGCTCAATCACTTCAATCCAGCCGGCTTCTACAACGTCTATACGACGGGGAATATCAAGACGTACGGCCTGAGCGCCGCCGGGGGTGGCGACGCGACGCAGTACTTCGTGAGCGGCGATGCCGATCGCCAGCAGGGCGCGATCACCATCAACACGACGCACAACTACAGCTTGCGTGCTAACCTAACGACGCGGCTGACGCCGAAGCTCAACGCCACGTTTACGACGAACTATGTCGACCGCAACGTGCGCTTGCCCGACAACGACAACGACATTTACGGGCCGCTGGGCAATATTCTGCTCGGCAAAGCCTTCAACTGCTCGGCGACGCAATTCCACGCCAACTCGCTCGCGCCGCAGTGCGGCAGTGACACGCTGAGCGATGGCTTTTATTCGGCCGTGCCATCGACGTTCTACATCCGCGACAACTCGCAATGGGCGAAGCGCTTCATCGGCGGCGCCACCGCGACCTGGCAGCCCTACTCGTGGCTCACCGGCGTCGGCCAGGCCGGCGTCGACATGGACAACGTGTTCGAGCGCGCGTACTTCCCGTCGAACGTCGTCACATGGATCAACGCAGGCATTACCAACGGATCGATAGCGGAGTATCGCCGGCAGAATCCGCGGTACAGCACGCAGGGCAGCTTCACGGCGACGAAGCAGTTCGGTTCGATCTCGACGTCGACGGTGGTCGGTGGTCAGTACCTGAGCGAGCAACAACACTGGACCTTCGCCTCCGGAACGAACCTGATTCCAGGCACGGGCTCTCTCGCCGCTGCCTCCGCGAACAAGTCGGTCAACGAGAGCAACCAGACGATCGTCACGGTGGGGTCGTACGCGCGCGAGCAGCTCGGCTTCGGCGATCGCCTCTTCCTCACTGGATCGATTCGCGCCGACGAGAACAGCGCCTTCGGTAAGGATTTCAAGCTTGCGTATTATCCGGCGCTGAGCGCGTCGTGGGTGGTCTCCGAGGAGCCATTCCTTCGCGACAAGTCGTGGATTGCGTCGGGCTTCCTCAGCCAGCTGCGATTGCGCGCGGCGTATGGCCAGAGTGGACAGCGTCCCGGCTTCCGCCAGGCGGATACTTATCTGTCGGGCGCCGCGGTCACGCAGGCGGGTCAGTCGGAGCTACCGGCGGTGGTCATCGGGGGCACGGGTAACGTGGAGCTCAAGCCGGAGATCTCGACCGAATACGAAGGCGGCTTTGACGTCAACTTCTTCCAGGACAAGCTCGGCCTCGAGTTCACGCATTACGCCAAGACGACGCGTGACGCGCTAATCGCTCGTGTGCTTGCTCCGTCGTTAGGTGTGAGCACGACCCAGTTCGTGAACCTCGGCCGGGTGTTCAACGGCGGCAACGAGCTCGCCCTCAACACGACGGTCTTCGACAAGCGCAGCGCGAAGCTGGACTTCACGCTCGCGGGCTCGACGCTCAAGAATCGGCTCGACAAGCTCGGTGCGGGCATCGCGCCGATCATCTTCGATCCTCAGCGGCACGTCGAAGGCTATTCGCTCGGCGGCTTCTGGGCGAAGAAGATTCTGTCGTACAGCGACGCGAACCATGACGGCGTCCTGAGCCGCAGCGAGGTGCAGGTCGACAACGCGATCACGTACATCGGGCCATCGCTTCCCACGTTCGAGCTCAGCGCGACGCCCACGCTCACGCTATTCGGCAACGTCAAGCTTTCGGCGCTCGTGCAGCATCGCGGCGGCAACTACATCTACAACCAGACGGAGGAATTCCGGTGCACCACCTCCGCGTTCGCGAATTGCCGCGAGGACAACGACCCGACCGCGCCACTCGTCGATCAGGCAGCGGTGATCGCCTATCAGAAGACCGTGGCGAGCGGAGCACCATCGCACGCGGGGTTCATTCAGAAGGGCGATTTCACCAAGCTTCGTGAGATCTCGGCGACGTACACGCTGCCGCAGCTGGTCTCGAACCGGCTCGGACTGCGCTCGTCGTCCGTCACGCTCGCGGGCCGCAACCTCGCGACATGGTCGCCGTATCGCGGAGCAGATCCGGAAATCCAGTACAGTCAGCAGAGTGGTCAGGGCAACACGAGCTTTGGCTCGACCGACTTCCTGAGCCAGGCGCCGTTCCGGCAGTTCGTCATGCGTCTCGACCTCGGCTTCTAA
- a CDS encoding LemA family protein, with protein MKRTWLAVPLLIASAGCGYNRIQQLDEQANGAQGQIEVQLQRRADLIPNLVNTVKGYAQHESDVFIQVAQARSGVLGAVQTHDPQQMADANAQMTSALGRLIAVAENYPQLKADQQFTRLMDELSGTENRIAVARGDYNSAAQEYNTYIRQFPQTLTAKFTGAKARNYFNVTNPGAREAPTVDFSKPSGAAPSGQTGSSAAPTKHP; from the coding sequence ATGAAACGAACGTGGCTCGCAGTTCCCCTGCTCATCGCGAGCGCGGGGTGCGGATACAATCGCATTCAGCAGCTCGACGAGCAGGCCAACGGCGCGCAGGGCCAGATCGAGGTGCAGTTGCAGCGACGTGCTGACCTGATCCCGAATCTCGTGAACACAGTGAAGGGGTACGCTCAGCACGAGTCGGACGTCTTCATCCAGGTGGCGCAGGCGCGCTCCGGAGTGCTCGGCGCCGTGCAAACGCATGACCCCCAACAAATGGCCGACGCCAATGCGCAGATGACGTCGGCGCTCGGCCGCTTGATTGCGGTCGCGGAGAACTATCCGCAGCTCAAGGCCGATCAGCAGTTCACTCGCCTGATGGACGAGCTCTCGGGAACCGAGAACCGGATCGCTGTTGCGCGAGGCGATTACAACAGCGCTGCGCAGGAGTACAACACGTACATTCGGCAGTTTCCGCAAACGCTCACAGCGAAGTTCACCGGCGCGAAGGCACGCAATTACTTCAATGTGACAAATCCCGGGGCTCGCGAAGCTCCGACGGTCGATTTCTCGAAGCCTTCTGGTGCCGCGCCTTCGGGTCAGACGGGATCGAGCGCCGCCCCAACGAAGCACCCATGA
- a CDS encoding MotA/TolQ/ExbB proton channel family protein — protein sequence MSTIIEWYKNGGPIMNFILAVGVAGIAIFIERFYTIVIKSKINGRAFIERVISLVRAGKIDDAIKLCAQSTAALPDMGLLILRSRSRDEADLQSVADAAAITVMPKLTRRLQYLPMLANVATLFGLFGTIYGLREAFASVASASAAERSAKLAAGIAIALNATGFGLLVAIPLSIAHAYLVSQSEMIIEQVDEFSVRLVNALIDRPDVRLGHR from the coding sequence ATGTCAACGATCATTGAATGGTACAAGAACGGCGGACCGATCATGAACTTCATCCTCGCCGTAGGCGTGGCGGGGATCGCGATTTTCATCGAGCGGTTCTACACGATCGTGATCAAGTCCAAGATCAACGGCCGTGCATTCATCGAGCGCGTGATCTCGCTCGTACGCGCCGGCAAGATCGACGATGCGATCAAGCTCTGCGCGCAGTCGACGGCGGCGCTCCCCGATATGGGGTTGCTCATTCTCCGTAGCCGCAGCCGCGACGAGGCCGATCTGCAAAGCGTCGCCGATGCGGCGGCGATCACGGTGATGCCGAAGCTGACGCGACGGCTGCAATACCTGCCGATGCTCGCCAACGTGGCGACGCTCTTCGGTCTGTTCGGAACGATCTACGGCTTGCGCGAAGCATTCGCGTCGGTGGCGTCGGCCTCGGCGGCCGAGCGGTCGGCGAAGCTCGCGGCGGGCATCGCGATCGCGCTGAACGCGACCGGCTTCGGTCTGCTCGTGGCGATTCCGCTCTCGATCGCGCACGCGTACCTCGTGAGCCAGTCGGAGATGATCATCGAGCAGGTGGACGAGTTCTCGGTTCGCCTCGTGAACGCGCTCATCGACCGACCGGACGTTCGCCTCGGCCATCGTTAG
- a CDS encoding biopolymer transporter ExbD: MMSERTRAIREARRRSQFQKFRLVQLNLIPLVDTFVAIVFFSLTAATVGDLAPILTGVNLPQAKVGSPAHQELTLGVSSKPAAIVFNGKQLMSVTAAAQATSNYPDQPLVVPQLYSVLKAAADSIRQASGTSPNESVTTPLAIQGDKTMRYDLLQRLLQTARLAGFRQVTLQVQRATEQGQATTVTM, encoded by the coding sequence ATGATGTCCGAGCGTACACGGGCGATCCGTGAAGCCCGGCGGCGATCGCAGTTCCAGAAATTCCGCCTCGTACAGCTGAACCTGATTCCGCTCGTCGATACGTTCGTGGCGATCGTGTTCTTCTCACTCACGGCGGCGACCGTCGGCGACCTCGCGCCGATCCTCACCGGCGTGAACCTGCCGCAAGCCAAGGTCGGCTCGCCGGCACACCAGGAGCTCACGTTAGGCGTTTCGAGCAAGCCGGCGGCGATCGTGTTCAACGGCAAGCAGCTCATGTCGGTGACGGCGGCTGCGCAGGCGACATCGAACTATCCCGATCAACCGCTCGTCGTTCCGCAGCTCTATAGCGTGTTGAAGGCGGCGGCCGACTCGATTCGTCAAGCGAGCGGAACGAGCCCTAACGAATCCGTGACGACGCCGCTCGCCATTCAGGGCGACAAGACGATGCGCTATGACCTGCTCCAGCGACTGCTGCAGACGGCTCGGCTCGCCGGATTCCGCCAGGTTACGCTGCAGGTGCAGCGCGCGACGGAACAAGGGCAGGCAACGACGGTAACGATGTAA